One genomic window of Punica granatum isolate Tunisia-2019 chromosome 1, ASM765513v2, whole genome shotgun sequence includes the following:
- the LOC116188715 gene encoding probable linoleate 9S-lipoxygenase 5, giving the protein MSEDSSVKSLADENGSKKMKCELGTRTVKGKVVLGQPNLADLATGVHVSALDWFHELLGHRVSLQLISAVTPDPENKLRGKLGKPAPLENWNKTLAPSKDNERAFDVTFDWDEEMGVPGAFLIRNNHHNEFLLKTVTVEDVPGHGQVHFVCDSWVYPAHRYENDRIFFANKAYLPHETPEPLLRYRVEELENLRGDGTGERKEWDRIYDYACYNDLSEPGKGPDYIRPTLGGSTEYPYPRRNRTGRPPTKEDPRVESRIPLLNSMSIYVPRDERFGQIKMSDLLAFAIKSIVHFLKPGIQGLCGGEFDSFDDIMKLYEGGIKLPKGHFVESFRESIPSEMLKEILRADGDRLFKFPKPQVIKEDKSAWATDEEFAREMLAGVDPNVICRLKEFPPTSKLNPENDLKMKEYLEKNLDGLSIYEAIKKNKLYILDHYDTLMPFLRGINETSTKTYATRTLLFLKEDGTLKPLAIELSLPHPDGDEFGVISDVITPVEEDGIQRTLWQIAKAYVSVNDSGYHQLISHWLKTHAVIEPFIIATNRQLSVLHPIHKLLHPHFRDTMNINAFGRQTLINAGGALEMTVFPAKYSLVMSSAAYKDWVFPEQALPADLIKRGLAVEDEKSPHGVRLLIEDYPFAVDGLEVWSAIKAWVRDYCCFYYKNEEAVQRDPELQSWWKELREEGHADMKDKPWWPRMESRDELIQTCTIIIWVASALHAAINFGQYPFGGYMPNRPATTRRVLPKEGTPEYEELRTNPEKAFLKTVTSQPLTVLGISLVEILSKHASDEVYLGQRDTPDWTSDEVPKEAFLRFGKRLREIEERITEMNSDPQWKNRTGPVKMPYTLLYPSSEVGLTAKGIPNSISI; this is encoded by the exons ATGTCAGAGGACAGCTCAGTCAAGAGTTTGGCCGACGAGAACGGGAGCAAGAAGATGAAGTGCGAGCTGGGGACCAGGACGGTGAAGGGGAAAGTCGTTCTTGGCCAGCCCAACTTGGCCGACCTCGCCACCGGTGTCCACGtttcggccctcgattggttccaTGAGCTGCTGGGCCACAGGGTCTCCCTCCAGCTCATCAGCGCCGTCACCCCCGATCCCG AGAACAAGTTGAGAGGGAAGCTCGGGAAGCCCGCGCCCTTGGAGAACTGGAACAAGACGCTCGCCCCATCCAAGGACAATGAGAGGGCGTTCGACGTCACATTCGACTGGGATGAGGAGATGGGAGTTCCGGGAGCTTTCCTGATAAGGAACAATCATCACAATGAGTTCCTGCTCAAAACTGTCACTGTAGAGGACGTCCCGGGACACGGGCAGGTCCACTTCGTCTGTGACTCTTGGGTTTACCCGGCACATCGCTACGAGAATGATAGGATCTTCTTTGCCAATAAG GCATATCTTCCACACGAAACACCCGAACCGCTCCTCAGGTACAGAGTAGAAGAGCTCGAGAACCTGAGAGGAGATGGAACAGGGGAGCGCAAAGAATGGGACCGGATCTATGACTATGCTTGCTATAACGATTTATCTGAACCTGGTAAAGGGCCAGACTACATCCGCCCGACTCTTGGTGGGTCCACTGAGTACCCTTATCCTCGAAGGAACAGGACAGGCCGACCCCCGACAAAGGAAG ATCCTAGAGTTGAGAGTAGGATACCACTTCTGAACAGCATGAGCATATATGTTCCAAGGGACGAGAGGTTCGGGCAGATAAAGATGTCAGACTTGCTAGCATTTGCAATCAAGTCGATAGTTCATTTCCTCAAGCCAGGTATCCAAGGTCTCTGTGGGGGTGAGTTTGATTCATTCGATGACATAATGAAGCTCTATGAAGGAGGAATTAAGCTTCCCAAAGGCCATTTCGTCGAGAGTTTCAGGGAAAGCATCCCTTCAGAGATGCTCAAAGAGATTCTTCGGGCTGATGGCGATAGACTGTTCAAGTTCCCGAAGCCTCAAGTGATCAAAG AGGACAAGTCAGCATGGGCCACCGATGAAGAATTTGCAAGAGAAATGCTTGCAGGAGTGGACCCTAACGTTATTTGCCGTCTCAAG GAGTTTCCTCCGACGAGTAAGCTAAACCCTGAGAACGatttgaaaatgaaagaatacCTTGAAAAGAATTTGGACGGGCTCTCCATATACGAG GCTATCAAGAAGAACAAGTTGTATATCTTAGATCACTATGACACTCTAATGCCGTTCCTTCGAGGAATAAATGAGACCTCCACAAAAACTTATGCCACGAGGACGCTTCTTTTCTTGAAAGAGGATGGGACTCTGAAGCCGCTAGCAATTGAACTGAGCCTCCCACATCCTGATGGAGATGAATTCGGGGTAATTAGCGATGTCATCACACCTGTTGAAGAGGATGGGATCCAACGAACCCTCTGGCAGATTGCTAAAGCTTATGTCTCTGTCAATGATTCAGGCTATCATCAACTAATCAGCCACTG GTTGAAGACCCACGCTGTGATTGAACCTTTCATTATCGCGACAAATCGCCAGCTCAGCGTTCTTCACCCAATCCATAAACTTCTCCACCCTCATTTCCGAGACACGATGAACATCAATGCCTTCGGACGGCAGACACTTATAAATGCAGGTGGAGCGCTTGAGATGACGGTTTTCCCTGCAAAATATTCACTGGTAATGTCTTCTGCAGCCTATAAGGACTGGGTTTTCCCTGAGCAAGCTCTCCCTGCGGATCTCATTAAGAG AGGTTTGGCTGTTGAGGACGAGAAGTCTCCGCATGGCGTTCGCCTGCTGATAGAAGACTATCCTTTCGCTGTTGATGGTCTCGAGGTTTGGTCTGCCATCAAAGCATGGGTGAGAGACTACTGTTGCTTCTACTACAAGAATGAGGAGGCCGTGCAGAGGGATCCCGAGCTCCAGTCGTGGTGGAAGGAGCTCCGAGAAGAAGGCCATGCGGACATGAAAGACAAGCCCTGGTGGCCAAGAATGGAGTCTCGGGACGAGCTGATACAGACCTGCACGATCATCATCTGGGTTGCTTCCGCCCTCCACGCAGCCATTAATTTCGGACAGTACCCATTTGGAGGTTACATGCCCAACAGGCCTGCAACGACCCGGAGGGTCTTGCCTAAGGAGGGAACTCCCGAATACGAGGAGCTGAGGACCAATCCCGAGAAGGCCTTTCTGAAGACAGTAACGTCGCAGCCGTTGACTGTCCTGGGGATCTCGCTTGTTGAGATCTTGTCAAAGCATGCCTCGGATGAGGTCTACCTTGGGCAGAGGGACACACCCGACTGGACTTCTGATGAGGTGCCCAAAGAAGCATTCCTAAGGTTCGGGAAGAGGCTCAGAGAGATCGAGGAGAGGATCACAGAGATGAACAGCGATCCTCAGTGGAAGAATCGGACGGGCCCTGTGAAAATGCCATACACTCTGCTCTACCCGTCCAGCGAGGTCGGATTGACCGCAAAAGGGATTCCTAATAGCATCTCCATCTAA